Proteins encoded within one genomic window of Pigmentiphaga sp. H8:
- the cas2e gene encoding type I-E CRISPR-associated endoribonuclease Cas2e, protein MSFLVVVTENVPPRLRGRLAIWLLEVRAGVYIGDVSRRTREMIWQQLDAGHEDGNVVMAWASNSESGYDFQTLGANRREPIDYDGLRLVAFLPPEGSAL, encoded by the coding sequence ATGAGCTTTCTCGTGGTCGTCACCGAGAACGTCCCGCCAAGATTGCGCGGGAGATTGGCCATCTGGTTGCTCGAGGTCCGAGCCGGTGTCTATATCGGTGACGTCTCGCGGCGAACGCGGGAGATGATCTGGCAGCAGCTCGACGCGGGGCATGAAGACGGCAACGTCGTGATGGCCTGGGCCAGCAACAGCGAGTCCGGTTATGACTTCCAGACGCTTGGGGCGAACCGCCGGGAACCGATCGACTACGATGGGTTGAGGCTGGTTGCGTTTCTTCCGCCAGAAGGGTCGGCTCTTTAA
- a CDS encoding nucleotidyltransferase domain-containing protein, producing MADALFPRTKQRVLGLLFGQPWRSFYASEVMGIVASGSGAVQRELAALAQSGLVTVKAVGNQKHYQANPDSPIFEELCAIVQKTIGLAEPLRSALRPLERRITAAFVYGSVAKKMDTSRSDIDLMLVSDDVSYGDVFEALEEASHTLGRPVNPTILTRAEFLKRVTAQESFLSRVLDQPKLWILGGPDDLPV from the coding sequence TTGGCCGATGCCCTATTTCCTCGAACCAAACAGCGCGTGTTGGGATTGTTGTTCGGCCAGCCTTGGCGCAGTTTCTATGCCAGCGAGGTGATGGGAATCGTGGCCAGTGGCTCCGGCGCGGTTCAGCGTGAGTTGGCGGCCTTGGCTCAGAGCGGTCTGGTCACCGTCAAGGCTGTTGGCAATCAAAAGCACTATCAGGCCAACCCAGACTCCCCGATTTTTGAGGAGCTGTGTGCGATCGTGCAGAAGACGATAGGATTGGCAGAACCTCTGCGCAGTGCCCTTCGGCCTCTGGAGCGTCGAATCACCGCGGCGTTTGTCTACGGTTCTGTTGCGAAGAAAATGGACACGTCGCGAAGCGACATTGATCTTATGCTTGTGAGCGATGACGTGAGCTACGGAGATGTCTTTGAAGCATTGGAAGAGGCAAGCCACACACTGGGGCGGCCAGTGAACCCCACTATCTTGACTCGCGCGGAATTCTTGAAGCGGGTGACCGCACAGGAGTCTTTCCTTTCCCGAGTGCTGGATCAGCCCAAGCTCTGGATCCTGGGAGGCCCCGATGACCTCCCCGTTTGA
- a CDS encoding tripartite tricarboxylate transporter substrate binding protein: protein MPVFTHLAATGIVATLALSVAAPGHAQDYPSRPIRVIVPYSAGGGADNAARVIAQRLGTALRTQVVIDNRPGASGMIGAQAVVQAAPDGYTVLYDASTYAVNPALRKMPFDPDKDLVPVSLAITVPNILVVHPDAPYKSFKEFVDYARQHPGKVSYASYGAGSPAHLVGELLKNQAGIDMLHVPYKGGAPALADVMGGQVNAYFANAASGLSYVQSGRLKALAVTSAKRMAALPDTPTIAENGFKNFEVLEWNGFFVPKGTPAAVVDRLAREIKAAVSDPDTRAKLNKLGLDTVGSTPAEFATFIQGETRRWKELATANKITVE from the coding sequence ATGCCCGTATTCACCCATCTGGCCGCCACCGGCATCGTTGCCACGCTTGCCCTGTCTGTCGCCGCGCCCGGCCACGCCCAGGACTATCCCAGCCGCCCCATCCGGGTCATCGTTCCCTACTCGGCCGGCGGCGGCGCGGACAATGCGGCGCGGGTGATCGCGCAGCGGCTGGGCACGGCGCTGCGCACCCAGGTCGTGATCGACAACCGGCCCGGCGCCAGCGGCATGATAGGCGCGCAGGCGGTGGTCCAGGCCGCGCCTGACGGCTATACGGTGCTGTACGACGCCTCCACCTACGCGGTCAACCCCGCGCTGCGCAAGATGCCCTTCGATCCGGACAAGGATCTCGTGCCCGTGTCCCTGGCGATCACGGTGCCCAACATCCTGGTCGTCCATCCCGACGCCCCCTACAAAAGCTTCAAGGAATTCGTGGACTACGCGCGCCAGCATCCGGGCAAGGTCAGCTACGCCTCGTACGGTGCTGGCAGCCCCGCCCATCTGGTGGGCGAGCTGCTGAAGAACCAGGCCGGCATCGACATGCTGCACGTACCCTACAAGGGCGGCGCCCCGGCCCTGGCGGACGTCATGGGCGGACAGGTGAACGCCTACTTCGCCAACGCCGCGTCGGGCCTGTCCTACGTCCAGTCCGGCCGCCTCAAGGCGCTGGCCGTCACCTCCGCCAAGCGCATGGCCGCGCTGCCCGACACGCCCACCATCGCGGAAAACGGCTTCAAGAACTTCGAAGTGCTGGAATGGAACGGCTTCTTCGTGCCCAAGGGCACGCCGGCGGCGGTGGTCGACCGCCTGGCCAGGGAGATCAAGGCGGCCGTGTCGGATCCCGATACGCGCGCCAAGCTGAACAAGCTCGGGCTGGACACCGTGGGCAGCACGCCGGCCGAGTTCGCCACGTTCATCCAGGGGGAGACCCGCCGCTGGAAGGAGCTGGCGACGGCGAACAAGATCACGGTGGAGTAA
- a CDS encoding tripartite tricarboxylate transporter substrate binding protein, translating to MPVLRPALLAAAILAASSVAHAQSGYPAKPVRVLVGSPPGAPSDMVARILAERLGSRFKQTFVVENRAGANNGLAAQQVAKAAADGYTLLVTPDTVVTVNPFVYKKMDFDPRTDLVPVSLVANFNQMMVCNAALKLTSMEQLIARARQTPMTYASGGQGSPGHLAAELVLSKAGVAMTHVPYKGPSPAMTDVMGGQVDCGFLATPTVLPNVQAGRLTALAVSSARPSPMAPTVPTLPQVGLPNIDASFNQYLMAPKDTPAAVVQALQEAVAAALQEAPVRQRLTSLDLTPVGQVGAQAAETLKRDTAKWAEVVKRIDIKE from the coding sequence ATGCCCGTTCTTCGACCGGCCCTGCTGGCCGCCGCCATCCTTGCCGCCTCTTCCGTCGCGCACGCGCAGTCCGGCTACCCGGCCAAGCCGGTACGCGTCCTGGTCGGCTCGCCGCCGGGGGCGCCGTCGGACATGGTCGCCCGCATCCTGGCCGAGCGACTGGGCAGCCGCTTCAAGCAGACCTTCGTGGTCGAGAACCGCGCCGGCGCCAACAACGGCCTGGCCGCGCAGCAGGTGGCCAAGGCCGCGGCCGACGGCTACACGCTGCTGGTCACGCCCGACACCGTGGTCACGGTCAACCCCTTCGTCTACAAGAAGATGGATTTCGACCCGCGCACCGACCTCGTACCGGTTTCCCTGGTGGCCAACTTCAACCAGATGATGGTGTGCAATGCCGCGCTCAAGCTCACGTCCATGGAGCAACTGATCGCGCGCGCCCGGCAGACGCCGATGACCTATGCCTCCGGCGGCCAGGGCTCGCCCGGCCACCTCGCGGCCGAACTGGTCCTGAGCAAGGCCGGCGTCGCCATGACCCACGTCCCGTACAAAGGCCCGAGCCCGGCGATGACCGACGTCATGGGTGGGCAGGTCGACTGCGGCTTCCTGGCGACGCCCACGGTGCTGCCCAACGTCCAGGCCGGACGGCTGACCGCGCTGGCCGTCTCCTCGGCCCGGCCCTCGCCCATGGCGCCCACGGTGCCCACCTTGCCGCAGGTCGGCCTGCCCAACATCGACGCCTCGTTCAACCAGTACCTGATGGCCCCCAAGGACACGCCGGCCGCCGTGGTGCAGGCGCTGCAGGAAGCCGTGGCGGCGGCGCTGCAGGAAGCGCCCGTGCGCCAGCGCCTGACCTCGCTCGACCTGACCCCGGTGGGCCAGGTCGGCGCGCAAGCCGCGGAAACCTTGAAGCGCGACACGGCCAAGTGGGCCGAAGTGGTGAAGCGCATCGATATCAAGGAATAG